In a genomic window of Gemmatimonadetes bacterium T265:
- a CDS encoding DNA-binding response regulator, with amino-acid sequence MAPLRVLIVDDEPLARARLEDLLAEEAGVAIVGTADDGDEAVDAIARLRPDLVFLDVQMPGRTGVEVIEAVGVDAMPATIFVTAYDAYALAAFEVAAVDYLVKPYDDARFRQAFRRARDRLALEGVRRLRGQLLRMLQAADVADDGQAATSGAPTSDASTSGAPGPSATGPGATRPGTAGPPYQERIAVEIRGRLRPIAVADIDVITASGIYAELHVGDRRYLIRETMQTLEERLDPARFMRVHRSVIVRLALVESLARTEGGEYEVQLRGGGRLKVARSRRAALERWLGVSS; translated from the coding sequence ATGGCGCCGCTCCGCGTCCTCATCGTCGACGACGAGCCGCTCGCGCGCGCGCGGCTCGAGGATCTGCTCGCCGAGGAGGCGGGCGTGGCGATCGTCGGCACGGCGGACGACGGCGACGAGGCCGTGGACGCGATCGCGCGGCTTCGCCCCGATCTCGTCTTCCTCGACGTGCAGATGCCCGGGCGCACGGGCGTCGAGGTGATCGAGGCGGTGGGGGTGGACGCGATGCCGGCCACCATCTTCGTCACCGCGTACGACGCGTACGCCCTCGCCGCGTTCGAGGTGGCGGCGGTGGATTACCTCGTCAAGCCGTACGACGACGCGCGCTTCCGGCAGGCGTTCCGCCGCGCGCGCGATCGCCTCGCGCTGGAGGGGGTGCGGCGCCTGCGCGGGCAACTCCTCCGCATGCTGCAGGCGGCGGATGTGGCGGACGACGGGCAGGCGGCCACATCCGGCGCACCGACATCCGACGCCTCCACATCGGGCGCACCCGGACCGAGCGCTACCGGACCAGGCGCCACCAGACCGGGTACAGCCGGGCCGCCATACCAGGAGCGCATCGCCGTCGAGATCCGCGGCCGCCTGCGCCCGATCGCGGTGGCCGACATCGACGTCATCACCGCGAGCGGCATCTACGCGGAGCTGCACGTGGGCGACCGGCGCTACCTCATCCGCGAGACCATGCAGACGCTCGAGGAGCGGCTCGACCCCGCGCGCTTCATGCGCGTGCACCGGTCGGTGATCGTGCGGCTGGCGCTCGTCGAGTCGCTCGCCCGCACCGAGGGCGGCGAGTACGAGGTGCAGCTGCGCGGGGGCGGGCGGCTGAAGGTCGCGCGGTCCCGGCGCGCGGCCCTGGAGCGCTGGTTAGGCGTGTCGTCGTGA